In a single window of the Papaver somniferum cultivar HN1 unplaced genomic scaffold, ASM357369v1 unplaced-scaffold_57, whole genome shotgun sequence genome:
- the LOC113343327 gene encoding putative invertase inhibitor, protein MNKSSSLIFLILLLVLNLHRVVVANGDVVADLCKNASTTPDSMLSYDFCVSALESNPKSKTSDLLGLGVISMELIANNATNLLPYIGKLLEEGKKERFVKQALDTCLEVYADATRSVEDAITDFKDKVYYDARAEITGANDYSVACEDTFNERNLTFPLRKQVDDFGELVDISLFIIDLVESQG, encoded by the coding sequence ATGAATAAATCATCTTCATTAATTTTCTTAATCCTTCTGCTTGTTCTCAACCTTCACAGAGTCGTTGTTGCAAATGGTGATGTAGTCGCTGATCTATGCAAGAATGCATCAACAACACCGGATAGCATGTTAAGTTATGATTTCTGCGTGTCAGCTCTTGAATCAAACCCTAAAAGTAAGACTTCAGATCTCTTGGGACTTGGTGTAATATCAATGGAGTTAATTGCAAACAATGCAACCAATCTTTTACCCTATATTGGTAAACTTCTtgaagagggaaaaaaagaacgGTTCGTTAAGCAAGCTTTAGATACTTGTTTGGAAGTTTATGCGGATGCCACTCGTTCTGTTGAAGATGCCATTACAGATTTCAAAGATAAAGTTTATTACGATGCTCGTGCCGAAATTACTGGTGCGAATGACTATTCGGTTGCTTGTGAAGATACGTTTAACGAACGAAATTTAACATTTCCATTGAGGAAACAAGTTGATGATTTTGGAGAGCTAGTTGATATTTCTCTCTTCATTATTGATTTGGTAGAATCAcaaggctag